One window of the Thermodesulfomicrobium sp. WS genome contains the following:
- the fliG gene encoding flagellar motor switch protein FliG: MPPAPAKTQARLTGPQKTAVLLLALGDAFTAEVFKKLDRREITAVSKAMAELDTITKEQAEEVLKEFNQAMVLGQELLYGGPEQVRKMITANLDSDTARYILDELDLDTGPVPFKELANVSPKILAQILRNEHPQTLALILGHLPPDSAGALLQHLAPGVRAEVLMRLAKLEAVAEEMLLEVDRVLQSQLIAIGGREGKKMGGVGAVAEILNAIDRTTSDEIMADIEEESAQLAEDIKQLMFVFEDILKLDDRAVREILKEISNEDLTLALKTAPPELQEKFFKNLSERAGNMIREDLEIMGPVKLSEVEAAQQNIVKTVRRLEGEGRIVIAGSGGDVLV; encoded by the coding sequence ATGCCTCCCGCCCCGGCCAAAACCCAAGCCCGGCTTACCGGACCGCAAAAAACCGCGGTGCTCCTTCTGGCCCTCGGCGACGCCTTTACCGCCGAAGTCTTCAAGAAGCTGGATCGCCGGGAAATCACCGCCGTATCCAAGGCCATGGCCGAACTGGATACCATTACCAAGGAGCAGGCCGAGGAAGTCCTCAAGGAGTTCAACCAAGCCATGGTCCTCGGCCAAGAACTCCTCTACGGCGGTCCGGAACAGGTGCGCAAGATGATCACTGCCAACCTGGATTCGGACACCGCCCGCTACATCCTCGATGAACTGGACCTGGACACTGGTCCGGTGCCCTTCAAAGAACTCGCCAACGTGAGCCCCAAGATCCTCGCCCAGATCCTGCGCAACGAACATCCCCAGACCCTGGCCCTGATCCTGGGACATCTACCACCAGACAGCGCCGGCGCCTTGCTCCAGCACCTCGCCCCTGGGGTGCGGGCGGAGGTGCTCATGCGCCTGGCCAAATTGGAGGCCGTGGCCGAGGAAATGCTCCTGGAGGTGGACCGCGTGCTCCAATCCCAGCTCATCGCCATCGGCGGCAGGGAAGGCAAAAAAATGGGCGGCGTGGGTGCTGTGGCCGAGATCCTCAACGCCATCGATCGCACCACCAGCGACGAGATCATGGCGGACATCGAGGAAGAAAGCGCCCAACTGGCCGAGGACATCAAGCAGCTCATGTTCGTCTTCGAGGACATCCTCAAGCTGGACGACCGGGCCGTGCGGGAGATCCTCAAGGAGATCAGCAACGAGGACCTCACCTTGGCCCTCAAGACCGCCCCGCCCGAACTCCAGGAAAAGTTCTTCAAGAACCTCTCCGAGCGTGCGGGCAATATGATCCGCGAGGACTTGGAGATCATGGGACCGGTGAAGCTCTCCGAAGTGGAGGCGGCGCAGCAGAATATCGTCAAGACCGTCCGCCGCCTGGAAGGCGAAGGCCGCATCGTCATTGCCGGCAGCGGAGGCGACGTCCTTGTCTAG
- a CDS encoding FliH/SctL family protein — protein sequence MSRPRILHGRLGDATAFATRSRHAGAWDEDTRTRYLDDVRARAEEMAKAILAEAMAEAQKIREQAQAQGLEEGRAQAEAKRQEELARLAALTTALHAELRAHAQEESTRRDALLRQLLILAVEKATGLLLQAERQEALWALFAEAQAKLLDEGPMTVFVHPEDAPLMEELLTHSSLSQEGRGVRVRADAAISQGGVRIESRSTVVDNTVDERLRQVLDILTQLIDHD from the coding sequence TTGTCTAGGCCGCGCATCCTTCACGGCCGCCTGGGCGATGCCACGGCGTTTGCCACCCGTTCCCGCCATGCCGGGGCATGGGATGAAGACACTCGGACGCGCTATCTCGATGACGTGCGCGCCCGCGCCGAGGAAATGGCCAAGGCCATCTTGGCCGAGGCCATGGCTGAAGCCCAGAAAATCCGCGAGCAGGCGCAGGCCCAAGGTCTGGAAGAAGGCCGCGCCCAGGCCGAGGCCAAGCGGCAGGAAGAGCTGGCACGACTGGCGGCACTCACCACAGCCCTGCATGCCGAGCTGCGCGCCCACGCCCAGGAGGAATCCACCCGACGCGACGCCCTGCTGCGCCAGCTCTTGATCCTGGCGGTGGAGAAGGCCACGGGCCTTCTGCTGCAGGCAGAGCGCCAAGAAGCCCTGTGGGCCCTCTTTGCCGAGGCCCAGGCCAAACTCCTGGATGAAGGGCCGATGACCGTCTTCGTCCATCCAGAAGACGCTCCGCTCATGGAAGAACTCCTGACGCACAGCTCGCTTTCCCAAGAGGGCCGCGGCGTGCGCGTGCGCGCCGACGCCGCCATCTCCCAGGGCGGGGTGCGCATCGAATCGAGGAGCACCGTCGTGGACAACACCGTGGACGAACGCCTGCGCCAGGTGCTCGATATCCTTACGCAGCTCATCGACCATGATTGA